The Pelmatolapia mariae isolate MD_Pm_ZW linkage group LG10_11, Pm_UMD_F_2, whole genome shotgun sequence genome includes a region encoding these proteins:
- the LOC134636116 gene encoding ribonucleoside-diphosphate reductase large subunit, which translates to MHVIKRDGRKEAVSFDKITSRVQKLCYGLNCDFVDPAQITMKVIQGLYSGVTTVELDTLAAETAATLTTKHPDYAILAARIAVSNLHKETKKVFSDVMEDLYNYINPLNKRHSPMISKETLDVVLENKARLNSSIIYDRDFSYNFFGFKTLERSYLLKINGKVAERPQHMLMRVSVGIHKGDIDAAIETYNLLSEKWFTHASPTLFNAGTNRPQLSSCFLLAMIDDSIDGIYDTLKQCALISKSAGGIGVAVSCIRGTGSYIAGTNGTSNGLVPMLRVYNNTARYVDQGGNKRPGAFAMYLEPWHSDVFEFLELKKNTGKEEQRARDLFFALWIPDLFMKRVETNQDWSLMCPSECPGLDECWGEEFEELYTRYEKEGRAKRVVKAQQLWYAIIESQTETGTPYMVYKDACNRKSNQQNLGTIKSSNLCTEIVEYTSKDEVAVCNLASIAVNMYVTPEKTYDFKKLASVTKVIVKNLNKIIDINYYPVPEAERSNKRHRPIGIGVQGLADAFILMRYPFESPEAQLLNIQIFETMYYAALEASCELAAELGPYETYPGSPVSKGILQYEMWNKTPTDLWDWKALKEKIAKHGVRNSLLLSPMPTASTAQILGNNESIEAYTSNIYTRRVLSGEFQIVNPHLLKDLTERGLWNEDMKNQLIAHNGSIQDIDEIPDDLKQLYKTVWEISQKTVLKMAADRGAYIDQSQSLNIHIAEPNYGKLSSMHFYGWKLGLKTGMYYLRTKPAANPIQFTLNKEKLKEGQSAKSVEETKARNTAAMVCSLANKDECLMCGS; encoded by the exons ATGCATGTTATCAAACGAG atggACGCAAGGAGGCAGTTTCCTTTGATAAAATCACTTCTCGAGTCCAGAAGCTTTGCTATGGACTCAATTGTGACTTTGTGGATCCT GCCCAGATTACCATGAAGGTGATCCAGGGTTTGTACAGTGGAGTCACCACAGTGGAGCTCGACACTCTGGCAGCAGAGACTGCTGCCACTCTCACAACCAAACACCCAGACTATGCAATCCTGGCTGCACGCATCGCTGTATCTAACCTGCACAAAGAGACCAAGAAAGTATTCAGTG ACGTTATGGAAGACCTCTACAACTATATCAACCCTTTAAATAAACGTCACTCTCCTATGATCTCCAAGGAGACACTGGATGTTGTTCTTGAAAACAAGGCT CGCCTCAACTCGTCAATCATTTACGACAGAGATTTCTCTTACAACTTCTTCGGGTTTAAG ACTCTTGAGAGATCGTATTTGTTGAAGATTAATGGCAAAG TTGCTGAGCGACCCCAGCACATGCTAATGAGAGTGTCAGTCGGGATTCATAAAGGTGACATTGATGCAGCCATTGAGACCTACAACTTGCTGTCAGAGAAGTGGTTCACTCATGCTTCTCCTACACTGTTCAACGCTGGCACCAACAGGCCCCAGCTGTCCAG TTGTTTCTTGCTAGCCATGATAGATGACAGCATCGATGGTATTTATGACACACTGAAGCAGTGCGCTCTCATCTCAAAATCAGCTGGAGGTATTGGAGTGGCAGTTAGCTGTATCAGAGGTACAGGCAGCTACATTGCTGGG ACTAATGGCACTTCCAACGGGCTGGTTCCTATGCTTCGTGTGTATAACAACACAGCACGTTATGTTGACCAGGGTGGCAACAAG AGGCCTGGGGCGTTCGCTATGTACCTCGAGCCGTGGCATTCTGATGTGTTCGAGTTTTTGGAGTTGAAGAAGAACACGGGTAAAGAAGAGCAGAGGGCGCGGGACCTGTTTTTCGCTTTGTGGATCCCAGACCTTTTTATGAAGCGAGTGGAAACCAATCAG GACTGGTCTCTGATGTGTCCCAGTGAATGTCCTGGATTAGACGAATGCTGGGGGGAGGAGTTTGAGGAGCTCTACACTCG ATATGAGAAGGAGGGCAGGGCTAAGCGTGTGGTGAAGGCTCAGCAGCTGTGGTACGCCATCATTGAGTCGCAGACTGAAACTGGTACACCATACATGGTTTACAAGGATGCCTGCAACAGAAAGAGTAATCAGCAAAATCTGGGCACCATCAAATCCAGCAATCTGTGCACAGAGATCGTAGAGTACACGAGCAAAGATGAG GTTGCAGTGTGTAACCTGGCTTCCATCGCCGTCAACATGTACGTTACACCAGAAAAGACCTATGACTTCAAGAAACTTGCATCTGTTACCAAAGTCATTGTCAAGAACCTGAACAAGATTATCGATATAAACTACTACCCAGTGCCTGAG GCTGAAAGGTCTAACAAGCGTCACAGGCCAATTGGAATTGGTGTGCAGGGTCTGGCTGATGCCTTTATCCTCATGCGCTATCCGTTTGAAAGCCCAGAGGCCCAGTTGCTCAACATTCAGATCTTTGAGACCATGTACTACGCTGCCCTGGAGGCCAGTTGTGAGTTGGCAGCAGAGCTTGGCCCTTATGAAACCTACCCCGGCTCTCCTGTCAGCAAAGGA atccTTCAGTATGAAATGTGGAATAAGACCCCAACAGATTTATGGGACTGGAAAGCGCTGAAGGAGAAGATTGCCAA GCATGGTGTGAGGAATAGCCTGCTTTTGTCCCCAATGCCCACAGCATCCACTGCCCAGATCCTGGGCAATAATGAGTCCATCGAGGCATACACCAGCAACATCTACACCCGCAGGGTGCTTTCAGGAGAGTTTCAG ATTGTGAATCCTCACCTGCTGAAAGACCTCACAGAAAGAGGACTGTGGAACGAGGATATGAAGAATCAGCTCATAGCTCATAATGGATCCATCCAG GACATTGATGAGATCCCAGATGATCTGAAGCAGCTGTATAAAACTGTGTGGGAAATCTCCCAGAAGACTGTCCTCAAGATGGCAGCAGATCGTGGTGCATACATTGACCAAAGCCAGTCGCTTAACATTCACATTGCTGAGCCAAACTATGGAAAACTTAGTAGCATGCACTTCTATGGCTGGAAGTTG GGTCTGAAAACTGGCATGTACTACCTGAGGACAAAGCCTGCTGCCAACCCCATTCAATTCACcctgaacaaagagaaactaaaGGAGGGCCAATCGGCTAAGAGCGTGGAGGAGACCAAAGCGCGCAATACCGCAGCCATGGTCTGTTCCTTAGCAAACAAAGACGAATGCCTGATGTGTGGCTCTTAA
- the LOC134636959 gene encoding short transient receptor potential channel 2-like, with protein sequence MENLTPEQWREIMSKKMRFSPALISAIQEGKTALLCGLLKTGDGITRQLDESEDRQWREALNLSIRLGNEDAMDALLQGVKFDFRQIHEALLVAVDTNQPIVVKRLLDRLDQEKGNKMDVRSFSQAIFDRSVDNSQFAPGVTPLTLACQKDLYDIVTMLTQKGHVIPWPHKISCACLECSNGRQYDLLKFSLSRINTYRGIASRAYLSITSDDAMLSAFSLSRELRKLSQKEPEFKPQYLSLEQICQEFAVELLGMCRNQSEVTTILNSCGNETQDSLDEQAFEEGIPSLSRLRLAVNYNQKQFVAHPICQQVLSSIWCGKLAGWRGSRTAWKLFVSMGIFLTMPLLCLVYWIAPKSKLGKLVRIPVIKFLLHSASYLWFLITLLGESITMELYRDTFASRQQNLLHSSFHMVWVVGFFWYECKEVWIEGLRSYFLDWWNCLDVMVLSMYLASFALRVLILLKGFFLCHDHDGTEECVYFTQTSRDNWHQEDPQLIAEVLFAVTSMLSFTRLAYILPAHESLGTLQISIGKMIDDMMRFMFILMIIGTAFLCGINNIYVPYVISPNLGRFNETFRFLFWTMFGVVNQEYVDMPDFVLAEFVGRILYGIFTLVIVIVLLNMLIAMITNSFQKIEDDADVEWKFARSKLYLSYFREGLTMPVPFNIIPSPKAIFYILRGIVRRICCCCTCSSEQKYPPIASISSDKGSEDGQLSYRQQVITALVQRYIESARREFEETKRKDIGNRMTELSKAVARMHNDLKVAQQYAMDDGHDTSDALTKNGSSVLGKYITGAKNNFRGFNTRQDDKCTALKVTVHSNEEKLDKEKLEAQMESDIQQNEVDECRDEGQFPDSVVVKMEEGQAQAEQEEKKEIKSDEKEKAAKSEISVNKVKEKKKGGNGFTNTEETVSDEATDEEAETLSEGGMNKEGRAPDEHMTSAHAESIEVSDEKVETKKIISKFNHIELQEKKAAQPSWMKGRKPEHNVAEKPHNEKSNKKPEMKKMIPSPTGSSSSQDTGFGSQEGEESIDGTPVRP encoded by the exons ATGGAAAACCTAACG CCAGAGCAATGGCGAGAGATTATGAGCAAGAAGATGCGGTTCTCTCCAGCGCTCATCAGTGCCATTCAGGAGGGGAAAACAGCGCTGCTGTGCGGACTGTTGAAGACAGGTGACGGCATCACCCGCCAGCTGGATGAGTCTGAGGATCGCCAGTGGAGGGAGGCCCTCAACCTCTCCATCCGCTTGGGCAACGAGGATGCCATGGACGCCCTCCTGCAAGGAGTCAAGTTTGACTTCCGGCAGATTCATGAGGCTCTGCTAGTCGCCGTGGACACCAACCAGCCCATAGTGGTGAAGCGTCTCCTGGACCGCTTGGATCAGGAGAAAGGGAACAAGATGGACGTACGGTCCTTCTCTCAGGCCATATTTGATCGTTCTGTTGACAACTCTCAGTTTGCCCCTGGTGTGACCCCTCTGACTTTAGCCTGCCAGAAAGACCTGTACGACATTGTTACCATGCTCACCCAGAAAGGCCACGTCATCCCGTGGCCACATAAGATCTCCTGCGCCTGTTTGGAGTGTTCTAACGGCCGGCAgtatgacctgctgaagttctcCCTGTCTCGCATCAATACTTATCGTGGCATTGCCAGCCGTGCCTACCTGTCTATCACCTCTGACGATGCCATGCTCAGCGCCTTCAGTCTTAGCAGAGAACTCCGTAAGCTGTCACAGAAAGAGCCAGAGTTCAAG CCTCAGTACCTGAGCCTGGAGCAGATCTGTCAGGAGTTTGCCGTGGAGTTGCTGGGCATGTGTCGCAACCAGAGCGAGGTAACCACTATTTTGAACAGCTGTGGAAATGAAACTCAGGATTCCTTGGATGAACAAGCCTTTGAGGAAGGAATCCCCAGCCTGTCTCGCCTGCGGCTTGCAGTCAACTACAACCAGAAGCAG TTTGTGGCGCACCCAATCTGCCAGCAGGTTCTGTCCTCTATCTGGTGTGGGAAACTGGCAGGCTGGAGAGGTAGCAGAACGGCCTGGAAGCTGTTTGTCTCTATGGGAATCTTTCTTACCATGCCCCTTCTTTGCCTTGTCTACTGGATTGCACCgaagtcaaag CTGGGAAAGCTAGTAAGAATTCCTGTGATCaagtttcttcttcactctgcATCCTACCTGTGGTTTCTCATTACATTACTTGGGGAATCGATAACCATGGAGCTATATCGGGACACATTTGCTTCCCGGCAGCAGAACCTTCTGCACAGCTCCTTTCACATGGTGTGGGTGGTCG GATTCTTCTGGTATGAGTGTAAGGAAGTGTGGATCGAGGGGCTTCGGAGTTACTTCCTAGACTGGTGGAACTGCTTGGACGTGATGGTGCTCAGCATGTACCTGGCATCTTTTGCGTTACGTGTGCTTATCTTGCTCAAAGGTTTCTTCCTCTGCCATGATCATGATGGCACAGAGGAGTGTGTCTACTTCACCCAGACTT CACGTGACAATTGGCACCAGGAAGATCCTCAGCTGATTGCCGAGGTGCTCTTTGCAGTGACGAGCATGTTAAGCTTCACACGACTGGCATATATCCTGCCAGCCCACGAATCTCTGGGAACACTACAGATCTCCATTGGAAAGATGATTGATGATATGATGAG atttatgtTCATACTGATGATCATTGGCACCGCCTTCCTTTGTGGCATCAACAATATCTATGTTCCTTATGTCATTTCTCCAAATCTTGGCAG GTTTAATGAGACCTTCCGCTTCCTGTTCTGGACCATGTTTGGAGTTGTAAACCAGGAATATGTGGACATGCCAGACTTTGTGTTGGCAGAATTTGTAGGAAGGATCCTGTATGGCATCTTCACTCTTGTCATTGTCATTGTACTTCTCAACATGCTTATTGCCATGATAACAAACTCCTTTCAGAAAATTGAG gATGATGCGGACGTTGAGTGGAAATTTGCCAGGTCAAAGCTGTACCTCAGCTACTTCAGAGAGGGCCTCACCATGCCTGTGCCTTTCAACATCATCCCCTCCCCCAAAGCCATTTTTTACATCCTAAG GGGCATCGTTAGACggatctgctgctgctgcacttgtTCCTCTGAGCAAAAATATCCCCCCATAGCCTCTATA TCCAGTGATAAGGGGTCTGAAGATGGCCAGTTATCGTACCGTCAGCAGGTGATCACGGCACTGGTGCAGCGCTACATTGAGTCAGCTCGCAGGGAGTTTGAGGAGACCAAGAGGAAAG ATATTGGAAATCGAATGACTGAGCTAAGCAAAGCGGTCGCCAGGATGCACAACGATCTGAAAGTCGCCCAGCAGTACGCAATGGATGATGGACACGATACAAGCGATGCCCTGACCAAGAATGGCTCCTCTGTACTGGGGAAATACATCACTGGTGCCAAGAACAATTTCAGAGGTTTTAACACCAGACAAGATGACAAATGCACAGCTCTTAAGGTGACTGTGCACAGCAATGAGGAAAAGCTGGATAAAGAAAAGCTTGAAGCACAGATGGAATCAGACATTCAACAGAATGAGGTGGATGAATGTAGAGACGAGGGACAATTTCCTGACTCTGTTGTGGTGAAAATGGAGGAAGGCCAAGCTCAGGCTGAACaagaggaaaagaaggaaaTTAAGTCAGACGAGAAGGAGAAAGCAGCCAAAAGTGAAATTAGTGTAAATAAagtgaaagagaagaaaaaaggaggaaacgGTTTTACTAACACCGAAGAAACGGTGAGTGATGAGGCCACGGATGAAGAGGCAGAAACCCTAAGTGAAGGAGGGATGAACAAAGAGGGAAGAGCGCCAGATGAACACATGACCTCTGCACATGCCGAGAGCATCGAAGTGAGTGACGAAAAGGtagaaaccaaaaaaataatcagcaagTTCAATCACATTGagctacaagaaaaaaaagcagcacaaCCGAGCTGGATGAAGGGAAGAAAGCCTGAGCATAATGTAGCAGAGAAGCCTCACAATGAGAAGAGCAATAAAAAACCTGAAATGAAGAAGATGATTCCTTCACCTACAGGAAGCAGCAGCTCCCAGGACACGGGTTTTGGTTCCCAAGAAGGGGAAGAATCGATTGATGGCACACCAGTGAGACCTTAA